In Hypanus sabinus isolate sHypSab1 unplaced genomic scaffold, sHypSab1.hap1 scaffold_1671, whole genome shotgun sequence, one DNA window encodes the following:
- the LOC132387265 gene encoding oxidized low-density lipoprotein receptor 1-like — protein MSVTAQAGPHKEQTNENIGNRPDRKICLLCLVTFVLFATVVGLSIHVSQIRQSQITSDRNYHELNSTLQSKISENTHLNFSRRTCLKNLSALNSNLSDLNRMHSDLRHKFTEMETKYRSANETKARICELLTSRRVQACPQDWIENEGRCYFVSTLEKAYDVAREHCSNFDARLLEINSNQEEKFVSSAVSRYVLYWIGKCADRNVASDLMYELNYGSPTCRKCESQGWSYSSSYSCKPQCHLSYSWETRTEHRTPSADSPTFSATTTSLQCGATM, from the exons ATGTCAGTGACTGCAcaggcag GTCCGCATAAAGAGCAGACGAACGAGAACATTGGAAATAGACCGGACCGTAAGATCTGTCTACTCTGCCTGGTTACGTTCGTACTCTTCGCGACAGTGGTCGggctctcgatccatg tgtcacagattcgtcagtctcaGATCACATCCGACAGAAATTACCATGAGTTAAACTCAACCCTTCAATCCAAGATATCCGAGAATACCCACCTGAATTTCTCCCGGAGAACATGTCTGAAAAATCTCTCTGCGCTCAACTCTAATCTATCCGATCTTAACCGAAtgcacagcgatctccgtcacAAGTTCAcggagatggaaacgaagtacagatctgccaacgaaaccaaggctcgaatctgtgaattgttgaccagcagaagag TGCAAGCGTGTCCTCAGGACTGGATCGAAAATGAAGGTCGGTGTTATTTCGTATCCACCTTGGAGAAAGCTTATGATGTGGCCAGGGAACATTGTTCAAACTTTGATGCAAGGCTCCTCGAAATAAATTCAAACCAGGAAGAG AAGTTTGTTTCCAGTGCTGTCTCCCGATACGTAttatactggattggaaaatgcgcagACAG GAATGTGGCCTCTGATCTTATGTACGAGTTGAATTATGGATCGCCCACCTGCCGTAAGTGCGAATCGCAAGGATGGAGTTACAGTTCCAGTTACAGTTGCAAAC ctcagtgCCATCTTTCCTACAGCTGGGAGACAagaactgaacaccggactccaaGCGCGGACTCACCGACCTTTTCTGCGACTACAACGTCACTTCAGTGCGGTGCAACGATGTAA